The region TTTTTGCAAAGTGGGGCGTCAGTCCCGCGCAGTTCATCGACTATTTGGCGATCGTCGGCGATGCTTCCGACAATGTACCGGGAGTGAAGGGTGTCGGTGAAAAAGGCGCCATCAAACTTCTGGAGCAGTTTAAAACTCTGGAAGGCATTTACGAAAACATCGACAAGGTCGAAAGTAAAAGTGTGCGCGAGAAGCTGATCGCTTCGAAAGACAATGCCTTTTTGTCGAAAAAACTTGTGACTATCTCTACGGATTGCAACGTTCCAGAGGACTTCAATGCCTACAAACTTCAACCCTTTAAAACAGAAGAATTGAAAGCACTTCTGCAAGAGTTGAATTTCAAGAATTTCGAAAAAACTTTATTCGGTTCCAACATCGAAGTGCCTGCGGCTGTGCCCAAAGTCACCGCCCCAAGTGTCGCCGTCAGTGAAGGGGAGATTCAGCCCACTTTGGTCATCACCAAGGAGGATCGGCATTTTCAAGAGCGCACGGTCACCACTCGTGATTTGGCGGAAATGCTGTCGGAAAATCAAGTGTTGTGGGGCTTTAGTGACACGCGCGGTGTTTTTGTTGGGACAGACTCTGATGTTCTGGAAGTCACAGACTTCGAGTATCTTGGTAAGTTGTCCGACACCTTTAAGATCCGCTGGAGTGGTTTTGATTTGAAGTCGTTCTGGTACAAAATCGGCGCAAAAGCTCCGTTGGCTGGTTGGGATTCTCAATTGGCGGCTTATGTTCTTAAGGCCGGTGATACCTCGGATTTCAATAAAGTTTACACCCGCTACATGCTTGAGAATATACCTGAACTGGTGTCTCCATCAGCACTGTACAATGCTCACCGTAATTTTGCCGCAACTTTGCAGCATGAACTAAAAAAACTCGCGAGTGAAAAAGTCTATCAGGAATTGGAACTTCCTTTGGTCCCCGTTCTGTTATCGATGGAAAGATGGGGCGTGCGTATCGACAAAGACCTGCTGGCAAAACAAAGTGCCGAGTTGGAAAGTGAAATTGCCAGCCTTGAGCAAGGTATCTTTAAGGAGGCCGGGGAGACTTTTAATGTCGGAAGTCCCAAACAGTTGGGAGGCATCCTTTTTGAAAAAATGGGTTTGCCTGCCGCTAAAAAAACCAAGACGGGCTATTCCACCGACGAAGAAGTTCTTTCCGGTCTGGATCATCCTATCGCCAAATTGATTTTGCAATGGCGTGAACTTTCCAAGTTAAAATCAACCTATGTCGATGCTCTTCCCACGATGATTGATCCGAAGGACGATCGGGTGCACACAAGTTTCAACCAGGCTTTAACAACGACGGGACGTCTTTCCAGCACGCATCCCAATCTGCAAAACATTCCGATTAAAACTGTTCGGGGGCAGCAGGTCCGCAAGGCTTTTATTGCCGCTCCAAGAATGAAACTTTTGTCGGTGGACTATTCACAAATTGAGCTTAGAATCCTGGCGCACATCTCGGAAGATCCGAATCTATGCAAAGCCTTTGCGGAAGACTTGGATATCCATGCGGCGACCGCATCGGAAATTTACAACGTGCCTTTGAACCAAGTGACCTCAGACCTCAGAAGATCCGCCAAAGCCGTCAACTTCGGAATTGCCTACGGCCAAGGCGCCTTCGGTCTTGCCGAAAACTTGGGTATTTCTAGAACCGAAGCCAAAGACATTATCGAGCGCTACTTCACAAGATTTAAAAATGTTCGCGAATACATTGAAGGCACCGTAAAGAAAGCCCACGAACAAGGTTACGTAGAAACCTTGTTTGGCCGCCGCCGTTATATCGAAGAGCTAAAATCAAAAAACATGGCCCTCAAAAAATTCGGAGAACGAGCCGCCATCAACGCTCCCATCCAGGGAACAGCCAGCGATCTGGTTAAAAAAGCGATGATCGAAGTCTTCGAAAAAGTCCCAGTAAGAATGCTCTTGCAAGTGCATGACGAATTGATCTTCGAGGGCACCGAAGAAGATCTGACAAAGTATTCACCGGAACTAGTGAAGATCATGGAAAATGTGGCGACGCTTAAGGTCCCTCTAAAAGTGAATTATGCCATAGGAAATAACTGGGACGAAGCCCACTGACCCGCGCTGATGAAAAAGGCCCATCTGACTTCGTTGGAGGGCCTTTTCCTGCGCTCCGACGTGCCTCCAGCACGCCTCCGCTTCGGAAAAAACCCTCCGCCTCGCAGCTGGACCTTTTTGATCAGCGCTAGTGTGCCTGTTTTTTAGTCTGAAACGGGTCGCGCTCTGAGGCGCTTCGAACAATATTTAAAAAACCATCGCGAAAGCTCAGCTCCCCCAAACACATGGAGCCGGAGCGAGAGCTTCGTGCTTGGGGAGGGGCTTTGGGCTTACTTCCCTGTAGCGAGTTCCGCAGCGAACCCCAAAATTCCAGCGGCAGCCAAGAAGGAAAAAAAAGAGCGAGGACTGTCCGAGCGAAAGGGAAGTAAGCCCAAAGCCCCTCCCCAAGGAAGAAACTACTCCGTCTCCCACCCAACAACTCGTCCGCCCTCGAAGTAAACATAGCGGGTCTCCTGACGGAATCCCGATGAGGTCGAAACATGTCGTTGATACTTCCAGCGTTCATTTTTGTAGATCGGATTTCCTGATACTTCCACCGCCAGAGGCTCGCCCCACGAGCGGCGTACATATTCTTGTGGCATGCCCACCGCAATGTCCTGCGTTTCTACCAGGTCCTTCATTTCCTGTTGAGGCGCTTGGCTGCGGCTCCAAATATCTTTGCGGTTGATCCACTGTTGGCGGCCTTCAATCGAAGGGACTGATAGAAAAGCCACTTTTTCGTCATCGTTCTTCAACCACGGAAGAATTTTCGAGTACTGTTCGCGCTCTTTTTTTGAGCCTAAGGATCGCTCCAACTCGCGGACTTTCTGACGCGTGCGAATATCTTGCAAATCTCGCGAAGTCAGAGCCGCGGGATCTTTGCCCATTTCATACGCGGTTTTTCGGGTGTCTCGGTCAAGAGAGCTGGAATTGTCGGATCCTTCCTCGTATCGGTTTGTCGTATTGCCGTAACCGCTGTCGGTCGAACGTTGAAAATGGGTGCATCCTGCGACTAAAACAAGCGAAATCAGAAGCAAAACAGACTTCATGTAAGGTCTCCTAGAACTTTATGCTAGCCGATGCCCTTCTGTTTATAAATTGTTCTTGCGACGTATTTGGTTCTTTTCTTACAATCGTCTTGGGAGTGGGGCTTGGCAGATAACGAAAGCACGACCAAAGTTGAGGATGAAAAAAAGGACAATGCTCCCGAAGGGGAAGCAGAGGACGTCCTATCTCTGGATTCCTTAGATGAAATTATTGCCAACGAAGATCCCGAGTTTGCAAAAGCCTTGGGCGAAATCGGTCCCGACGATCCTTTAAATGCAATTTATGAAGAGGGTGTTGAACTCGAATACACTCTGGAAGAAGAAATAAAACTTTGGCAGCGGTCCACAGGCCTGCGGCAAAAAGTCTTCAAGCTTCTTCCTTTCCTGCCGAAAATTTCCTACCGAATTAAAATGAAACGCACCGTTCTTCGCTTAAGTTGGATTAAGTGGAAAGAGCAGGCGATTCAGAATCTAAAAAATGCAGGGCCTTCTTTTTTGGCCTGGTCCAAGAAGAAAGCGAAGGGGATGCAAGCCGGGATAGGAACCGGTTTGGCGGCCTTCAAACAGTTTAGCTTAGTTAAGAAGTTGGCTTTTGTCGGCTTAATTTTAGTGACCGGAGTTTCCGCATTTTTAATTTATCGGACGGTGACCAAAGGTTTGATTCCACATGAACAGGAATTATTCATCGGTTCTTTTTCAGAATGGGCTCAGAGCAAATATCACTATGATCCCAAGGCCGAAATGGAATCGTTTTATGATTCCACGCGCACGGCCCAGAATATTCTTCTGATGAAAAAAATGGTCGTGAATCTCAAGCGCTCCTCTGAATCCGGGCCCAACCCAATGGGTGCCTTTGAATTCTATGTGGAAGGCACGGCCTCTGAAGTCGTTGTTGAAATCAAAGACCGTGAACCTGAAGTGGAAGATTTGTTCCTGAGAACGATCGAAGAAACGACCTACGATCAGGCAGCCTCAGGGGAGGGAAAACAACTTCTTTGCGAACGATTGCGCAAAGAGGTGAATAAGATCCTGACGAAAGGTTACGTGCGCAGGATCTTCATCAAAACCGCGATTATAAAGCCTTAAAATTTGTGATATCGATGTTGTAGTATTTCAGTCTATCGTGAAGAGTGCTTTTCGGCATTCCCAGATCCTGCGCGGTACGACGCTGATTGCCGCGATTTGCTGTCAGTCTTTTAATAATCATCTGCTTTTCGATCTCCTTAATCACCGGAATATCGTTAACCGGTCTTTCATTTGGCTCTAAAAATGTGCGATCCAAAAGTTTTTCAATATGACTTTCCATGATGTGTTCGCGGGGATATAAAGCCGCCGCACGACTGACCAGATTTTTAAGTTCACGGATATTTCCGGGCCAGGTGTGTTTTTTTAAGCGGGCGATAGCGCCGAAAGAAAAACGCACGCGCATTTTGCGGGCGAAGTTGTACAGAAGCTCCTCGAAATCCTCCATCCGAAATTGCAGTGCAGGCGGGCTGACCGTGATGACATTTAGACGGAAATACAGGTCAGAACGGAAAGCCCCTTCACGAATTTTTTCGCCTAGATTTTGATGGGTGGCGGCGATGATACGCACGTCCGTTTTGATATTGCGATCAGCGCCGACAGGGCGAATTTCGTTGTTTTCCAGCGCACGAAGAAGTTTGGCTTGCAAGCTGTAAGACAGGTCACCGATTTCGTCCAGGAACAAAGTGCCACAGCGAGCTGCTTCAAACGCTCCTTTGCGGTCACTGATGGCCCCTGTGAAAGAGCCTTTGATGTGCCCGAAAAGTTCGCTCTCAATCAAAGTTTCACTTAAGGCACTGCAGTTGACGCTGACAAAGGGACCACGACGGCGCTCACTGGTTTCATGCAAAGCCTGAGCGATAACGTCTTTTCCTGTTCCCGACGGACCCAAAACCAAAACGGGAAAATCGGTTTTGGCGACGTTGCCCAAGGTTTTTAATTCTTCGTTCCAGACTTCGTTGCGACTGGAAAGGGGGAAGGCTGCGCCTGTCTCGACTTTTTCTTTGAAGATAAATTCCATTTTGCCAAGACGGATGATGTCGCCATCTTGAAGAACTGCCTCGACAACCCGAGCATCATTGACATAAGTGCCGGTGGCTGAGCGCAGATCGCGGATAAGATAATACGAGTCTTTTTTTTCAAGACGGGCATGGCGATCTGAAATCTGATCGGCATTAAGGGGAATCTGACATTGAGGGTCTTTCCCCAGAGTCATGAACTCGCCCAGGGGAAGGGATCTTGAATTTTCATCGAGTACTTTTAGAAAAGGTTGATGCATTTGTGCCTCCTGTTATGGCAGGGCCCTACTTCAAGAGCTTCGCCTGGCTTAAAACGAATTAAATGGGGTTAGAGGTGTTTCGACTCACCAGATTATTGAGGGAGGGACCCCCTTCTCAGAATTGAGAAAAAGGCCGAGCTCTGATAGCCTTAGCTATGCCAAAAACGATTGAATTCATCAAAAGTGCCGTCCTGGCAAAAGATTATCCCTTACATAATAAAGCTGAAGTTGCTATCGCCGGTCGCTCCAACGCCGGAAAGTCCTCTTTCATAAATGCGCTGGCAAAAGGAAAAGTCGCGAAGGTGAGTTCAACGCCGGGTAAAACTCGTCTTTTGAATTTCTTCAACATGGAAGATTCCTACATCCTGACCGATATGCCGGGTTATGGTTTCGCGGCTCGCTCTAACAGTGAAATTGAAGAGTGGCATGCGATGATCGAGACGTATCTGATGACTCGGGAAAATCTAGTGGGGCTGTTGTTGGTGATGGATATTCGCCGCGATTGGACCGCGGATGAAGAGCTTCTAAAAAAGTTTTCTGATCGCCGTGGATTTCCTATGGCCGTGGCTTTGACGAAGGCAGATAAAATGACTCGCAACCACATCAATCAAGCTGTGGCCAAAGTGAAAAAAATGTCAGGCCTGAGCGCCGTCTTTGCCGTGTCCTCTCTAAAAAAAGAAGGCCAAGACGCGGTCGAGGAATACATGTACGAAAACTGGGTGAAACCATGAAGATTGTTGGCGTCATTCCCGCTCGATACGGATCGACCCGCTTCCCCGGAAAACCTCTGGAGCTGTTGAAAGGTCGACCTCTGATCCAGTGGACGATTGAAGGCGCCAAAAAGTCTAAGCTGATCAGTGAGCTTATCGTAGCTACAGATCACGAAGGTATCAAAGCCGCCGCCGAGGCCGCAGGGGTCAAAGTCGTGATGACGGCCAGTGAACTTCCTACCGGCAGTGATCGTATCAATGCAGCCGTTCAAAATATCGAATGTGATATCGTTGTGAACATCCAAGGTGACGAACCTCAAGTGACCGGTGAATTGATTGATAAACTGGCTCAGGTATTCCTTGAGGATAAAAATCTGGACATGGCAACACTGGCGCATCCGATCAGTGAGGAAGAGCTGCACTCGATGAATGCCGTGAAGGTCGTTCTGAATAAAAATGACGAGGCTCTTTATTTCAGCCGTTATGCCATGCCTTACTCGCGAAAGTCTGCCAAAGACATGGGTTCTTTGGACGGCTGTATGAAGCATATAGGAATGTATGCTTACACGAAAAAATTTTTAAAAACGTTCTGCGCAGCTCCTCCGGCTTTCATCGAAAATGCCGAAAGCCTGGAGCAGTTAAGAGCGTTGTATTTAGGTGCAAAAATCAAAGTTATCCGGGTCAAGGAAGCTCTCGTCGGGGTGGATACTCCCGAAGATTTAGCGCGACTCGCAAAAATGCTATAATCGTCAGGAGACAAAATGGCGAAAAAGAAAACCACGAAGGTGTCGACCGCGAAGTCGACTAAAAAAGCTTTGAAACAAAAATTCATCTTTGTCACCGGGGGCGTAGTTTCCTCGATTGGTAAAGGACTGACGGCGGCAAGCTTAGGCTCTTTGCTGGAAGCCCGTGGCCACCGTGTGACGATCATGAAATTTGATCCTTATTTGAACGTGGATCCGGGCACGATGTCTCCTTTTCAACATGGGGAAGTCTATGTCACCGAGGACGGGGCCGAGACGGACCTGGATTTGGGCCACTACGAACGTTTCACATCTGCGGTGATGAACAGAACAAACTCAGTTTCCACAGGCCAGATTTATGACACGGTCCTAGCACGCGAACGTCGTGGTGATTACTTGGGCGGAACGGTGCAGGTCATTCCGCACATCACGGAAGAAATCAAAGCACGTATCTACGAAGCGGCTCAGGGCAGTGAAATCATCCTGGTCGAAATCGGTGGGACCGTCGGGGATATCGAAGGTCAGCCATTCTTAGAAGCCATCCGTCAGATGCGCCTGGATGTCGGCCAGGAAAACTCTGTGCTGGTACATGTGACGTATGTTCCTTACATAGCAGCAGCCGGGGAATTAAAATCAAAGCCGACCCAACATTCCGTCAAAGAACTTCGTGAAATCGGTCTGCAACCCGACTTCTTGGTTTGTCGCAGTGAAAAAGTGATTGATGACAATTTAAAAGGGAAGATCGGTCTTTTCTGTTCAGTGAAGTCAGAAAACGTTATTGCCGCTCAGGACAGCCGCTTCATTTATGAAGTTCCGTTGGCTTTGCATCGTGAAAAATTGGATGAATTGATTGTGGCAAGGTTGGGGTTGGGTTCGTCCAAGCCTACTCTTAAAGGCTGGCAAAATCTGGTGAAGGTTTTGAGCAATCCGGCGCACACGGTGAAAATCGGTGTGGTGGGAAAATATGTGGATTTAAAAGAATCCTACAAATCTTTGCACGAAGCCCTGGTTCACGGTGGTATTGCTAATAACTCGCGTGTTGAAATCATCTACGTTGATTCTGAAAAAGTGACCGACAAAACCGTGCATCAGCTCTTAGGGAAAGTGGATGGTATTCTTGTCCCCGGTGGTTTTGGGACTCGTGGCGTTGAGGGAAAGATCACGGCGATTAAATATGCCCGTGAAAAAAGAATTCCCTTCTTCGGAATCTGTTTTGGTATGCAGCTTTCAGCGATCGAGTTCGCGCGCAATGTTTGTGGCATTAAAGATGCGACCAGCCGCGAATTTCACGCGGAAACAAAACGCAGTGGTAACTTCGTCATCGACACGATGGTTGAGCAGCGAGGCATCGTCAACAAAGGTGGAACGATGCGCTTAGGCGCTTTCCCATGTCATCTTGTATCCGGTACGCGCGCGCATTCTGTTTATAAGGCGTCAAACATCATGGAACGTCACCGCCACCGTTTTGAGTTTAACAACAAATACAAAGCTCTTTTCGAAAAAAATGGAATGATCGCTTCGGGAATCTGCAAAGAGCGAGACCTGGTCGAAATCGTCGAGCTTCCGGATCATCCATGGTTCATTGGGGTGCAATATCACCCGGAATTTAAATCCAAACCGTTGGAACCGCATCCTTTGTTTGTGCATTTCGTAAAAGCGAGTTTGAAGAAGAAGTAAGAGAGGTCTTGGCAATGTCTAAGGTAGTTCAGCAAGGTCTTAAGGTTTTGGAAGTGGAAGCGCAAGCCATCTTGGGTTTGCGCGATCGCATCGGTGTTGATTTCGAAAAAGCTGTGCAGATGATCAAAGACTGTCAGGGCAAACTGATATTGACGGGAATGGGAAAGTCAGGACAGATCGCCCGCAAGCTTGCGAGCACTTTTTCTTCCACGGGAACTCCCGCGGTTTTCCTTCATCCCGCGGAAAGTTCACACGGTGACCTGGGCATTGTCGAAAGCAAAGACGTCGTCATCGCTATTTCCTATGGCGGAGAATCTCCCGAATTTACGGGCATTCTTAAATATGTCGCAAGAAAATCCATTCCAATGATCGCTCTCACAGGGAAACCAGGTTCTTCTTTGGCAAAGGCCGCTCAGGTCACTTTGAATGTCTATGTTTCGGAAGAAGCCTGTCCTTTAAATCTAGCGCCGACCGCAAGTAGTACGGCCACTTTGGCCATGGGTGACGCTGTGGCGATGGCAGTTATGACAGAAAAAGGCTTCAGTTCGCAGGACTTTGCAGAGTTTCATCCCGGAGGAAGTTTGGGATATCGTTTGCTCACGCGAGTCAGCGATGTCATGCATTTTGGCGAAGCGTTGCCCACGGTGGGACTGGATGCTCCTTTGCGCCAGGTGTTTTCGGCCATGACTCATAAAGATGTTCGCGGTGCCGCCGGCGTCGTGGATGAAAAAGGCGATTTGGTCGGAGTCATTACCGATGGTCAGATTCGTCGCCGTCTTGAAAAGAGCGATGACCCTTTGACGGGAACCGCCAAAGATTTGATGACGACAAGTCCGCGAACCATCGACGCGAACGAATTTGCCGAAAAAGCGTTATTCGTTATGGAGCAGTTTCAGATCAACATGCTTTTTGTACTGGATAAAGATTCCGCCACTCCTAAAAAGCCGGTCGGAATCCTTCATGTTCAAGACTTGTTGAAAGCAAAAGTTCGTTGATCCCTACAGACGGGGTCGCAGGTTGATGTATTCTTCCATAGCATTGACAATGTGATACAGCGAACTGGCCTTGGCAAAAGTGCCACTGAATTCGTCTTTATCTGAAAGCATGTCATACCAGGTTCCACGCAGAGGTGTTTGGAAAAACTTGAACAGAGTTTCCATCGCCTCATCTGCGGCGTGGGCGTAGATGTCTTTTTTATCAGCAGCGACTTCTGTTCCCAGACGACATGCCGCTTTGATTCTTTCGCATTGAGGCCAGAAACGGGACGACAAGGTTTTGGGAGTGTAGTTGCTCCACATTTCGTCAAAGACGACTTTGCGCGTGCGTGAAGTGCCGTGTTTTTCCGCCAGTAAGAACAGGTTGTGACGAACTGACTGCAAATCTTGCCCAGTCAAACCCTCATACAAAGACATCAGCCAAGCCCATTCATATTGGTGGCCCGGCTCGTAGATGAAAAGATCTTTTTCACGCAAGTGATTCCAATCTTTATCAAAATACTCGCCAAGAACTCCAGATTCAGGATCGATGAACTTATTCAAACATAAAGAGATGATGTTTTGACCCAGCTCTTTCCATTCGGCATCTTTGTCGATTTGCATCCAGGCAATTGCCGATTCGAACATGTGCATGTGTGGATTGGACTTATAGGACAAAGTGCCCTTCTCGTCCATTTCCGTGAAACCTCCGCCAGAGACTGCGCGTTCACGATGCAGATACTTTACCAAAGCTTTTGCGCGTTCTTTGATTTCCGGACGAGGATTCACGATATAGGCTTGTGCTAAAGCGAAAAGAGCGAAGGCTTCCGTATATAGATCCGGGTTGGAACTTTTCGGTGAGCCATCCAAATTAATAGAATGAATAAATGCGCCAGACGAAGCTGAATAGTTAGCCATCAGATAACGTCCGCCCATTTCCACAAGAGAATGAGCAAGAGGTTTGTCACAAACCCCTAGATTGGCTCCGGTAACAAAAGAATACATTTGTCGCGCTTGCACCATGGAACGGCGGGGAACATCCATGGGGGAACCATCAAACGAGATGTTCTCGATAAAGCCGCCCTTCGATTTATCAATTCCCGTGGTGGACCACAGTGGGTACACGTCATTCGTAAGCCAGCTCTTCGATTTTTCAATAAGCGCGTTGTATGATGTCATTTAAACACCTTTGCGCGGGCGAACTTTCCGGTCAAGAGATGACGACCGGGGTCCAATAAAATGGCACTTGGCAAATGCGGTCCTTCGAGTAGAACTCGTTTTTCCAGGCCTCGTATGCTACGGTGGTTTTATGAAGAAATCACTCAGCTTGATGCATCTGACTTTTTACGGAACGGGTATGATTCTGGGCGCGGGGATCTATTCGGTGATTGGCAAGGCGGGCGGAATCGCCGGAAATGGTTTGTGGTTGAGCTTCCTGTTGGCCGCTTTGTGCGCCTCGATGACGGCGCTGTCGTACGCAGAACTTGCCACCATGTTTCCGAAGACAGGCGGAGAATACATCTATTTAAAAAATATATTTCCCCAGTGGCCTTATCTGGCGATGCTCTGTGGCTCGTTAATGATATTTGCTGGCTTCAGCACGGCCACCACCGTGGCCATCGCATTTTCCGGTTATCTTCATCAGTTTTTTCAAATGCCGCAGTTTTTAACGGCATTATTGCTTTTGGGAGTTTTTACCTCCATCAATATTCTGGGAATCAAGGAATCCAGTTGGGTGAATGTCGTCTTCACATTGATCGAAATTCTGGGGTTGCTCATCTTTGTTTGGATCGGGGTGCAATCTCCAAGCTTTGGCGAAGCTCTTTCAAATGTAAAATGGGAAGGCACGATTGTTTCCGGCGCGGCGCTGGTGATTTTTGCTTATTTCGGTTTTGAAAATATTGTGAACTTGGTCGAAGAGTCCAAGACTCCCGAAAAAGATTTACCCAAAGGCATCATCATCAGCCTTCTTGTCTCCACGGCCCTTTACCTGTTGGTCAGTTTGGCTGCGTTAGCGCTGGGAACGCCCGAAGAACTGGGGCTTAGTAATGCGCCCTTGAGTGATTTGACGAAAAATGCGGCCACCTGGGTTCCCAAGGCCTTGGGAGGCATCGCTTTATTTTCAACGGCAAACACAGTTTTGATCTCGATGATTTCCACCAGTCGAATCATTTTCAGTATGGCGCGAGAAAAAGATTTGCCAGCAGTTTTTGCCAAGCTTTCACCTCGGCGGGACACACCTTGGACAGGTGCGATAGCTGTGTTTGTTCTGGCAATGGCGCTCTTGCCTTCCGGCGGAATTGAGGTCGTCGCCAGTGCGTCTTCGTTTGCGACGATGATTGCTTTTAGCATCATCAATCTGTCTTTAATTCACTTGCGCTTTACCGCGCCGAAAAAAAACCGGCCCTTTAAAGTTCCTTTGTCTCTAGGCCGACTGCCCCTAATTCCTGTTCTGGCTACGACGGTGTCTGTGGCGCTTCTTTTCTTTTTTCCGCGCGCAGTTTACGTTCTCGGTTTCGGGGTGCTTGGCTTCATCAGTATACTTTATCTGATTCTGAGATCTTCGAAATCTTTGAACTCTTCGAAGTGAATGGGCAAAGTTATTTAAGAATTTTGCTCAGAAAAAATTTGGTCCGTTCGTTTTGTGGATTTTCAAAAAGATC is a window of Bdellovibrio sp. ArHS DNA encoding:
- the polA gene encoding DNA polymerase I; translation: MKKLYLIDVSAMFFRAFFAIRQLTSPSGVPVNAVYGFLSMLIKLLKEEKPEYLVFCYDRKEPSFRKDMYAEYKAHRSEMPEDLQKQVPYIKKFAELLGIPAFDMQGYEADDIIGSLVKWGRHHNMEVFIVSGDKDFGQLVQDHVWLYDTMKDIRYDAQGVFAKWGVSPAQFIDYLAIVGDASDNVPGVKGVGEKGAIKLLEQFKTLEGIYENIDKVESKSVREKLIASKDNAFLSKKLVTISTDCNVPEDFNAYKLQPFKTEELKALLQELNFKNFEKTLFGSNIEVPAAVPKVTAPSVAVSEGEIQPTLVITKEDRHFQERTVTTRDLAEMLSENQVLWGFSDTRGVFVGTDSDVLEVTDFEYLGKLSDTFKIRWSGFDLKSFWYKIGAKAPLAGWDSQLAAYVLKAGDTSDFNKVYTRYMLENIPELVSPSALYNAHRNFAATLQHELKKLASEKVYQELELPLVPVLLSMERWGVRIDKDLLAKQSAELESEIASLEQGIFKEAGETFNVGSPKQLGGILFEKMGLPAAKKTKTGYSTDEEVLSGLDHPIAKLILQWRELSKLKSTYVDALPTMIDPKDDRVHTSFNQALTTTGRLSSTHPNLQNIPIKTVRGQQVRKAFIAAPRMKLLSVDYSQIELRILAHISEDPNLCKAFAEDLDIHAATASEIYNVPLNQVTSDLRRSAKAVNFGIAYGQGAFGLAENLGISRTEAKDIIERYFTRFKNVREYIEGTVKKAHEQGYVETLFGRRRYIEELKSKNMALKKFGERAAINAPIQGTASDLVKKAMIEVFEKVPVRMLLQVHDELIFEGTEEDLTKYSPELVKIMENVATLKVPLKVNYAIGNNWDEAH
- a CDS encoding flagellar basal body-associated FliL family protein; the protein is MADNESTTKVEDEKKDNAPEGEAEDVLSLDSLDEIIANEDPEFAKALGEIGPDDPLNAIYEEGVELEYTLEEEIKLWQRSTGLRQKVFKLLPFLPKISYRIKMKRTVLRLSWIKWKEQAIQNLKNAGPSFLAWSKKKAKGMQAGIGTGLAAFKQFSLVKKLAFVGLILVTGVSAFLIYRTVTKGLIPHEQELFIGSFSEWAQSKYHYDPKAEMESFYDSTRTAQNILLMKKMVVNLKRSSESGPNPMGAFEFYVEGTASEVVVEIKDREPEVEDLFLRTIEETTYDQAASGEGKQLLCERLRKEVNKILTKGYVRRIFIKTAIIKP
- a CDS encoding sigma 54-interacting transcriptional regulator, with protein sequence MHQPFLKVLDENSRSLPLGEFMTLGKDPQCQIPLNADQISDRHARLEKKDSYYLIRDLRSATGTYVNDARVVEAVLQDGDIIRLGKMEFIFKEKVETGAAFPLSSRNEVWNEELKTLGNVAKTDFPVLVLGPSGTGKDVIAQALHETSERRRGPFVSVNCSALSETLIESELFGHIKGSFTGAISDRKGAFEAARCGTLFLDEIGDLSYSLQAKLLRALENNEIRPVGADRNIKTDVRIIAATHQNLGEKIREGAFRSDLYFRLNVITVSPPALQFRMEDFEELLYNFARKMRVRFSFGAIARLKKHTWPGNIRELKNLVSRAAALYPREHIMESHIEKLLDRTFLEPNERPVNDIPVIKEIEKQMIIKRLTANRGNQRRTAQDLGMPKSTLHDRLKYYNIDITNFKAL
- the yihA gene encoding ribosome biogenesis GTP-binding protein YihA/YsxC, with the translated sequence MPKTIEFIKSAVLAKDYPLHNKAEVAIAGRSNAGKSSFINALAKGKVAKVSSTPGKTRLLNFFNMEDSYILTDMPGYGFAARSNSEIEEWHAMIETYLMTRENLVGLLLVMDIRRDWTADEELLKKFSDRRGFPMAVALTKADKMTRNHINQAVAKVKKMSGLSAVFAVSSLKKEGQDAVEEYMYENWVKP
- the kdsB gene encoding 3-deoxy-manno-octulosonate cytidylyltransferase, encoding MKIVGVIPARYGSTRFPGKPLELLKGRPLIQWTIEGAKKSKLISELIVATDHEGIKAAAEAAGVKVVMTASELPTGSDRINAAVQNIECDIVVNIQGDEPQVTGELIDKLAQVFLEDKNLDMATLAHPISEEELHSMNAVKVVLNKNDEALYFSRYAMPYSRKSAKDMGSLDGCMKHIGMYAYTKKFLKTFCAAPPAFIENAESLEQLRALYLGAKIKVIRVKEALVGVDTPEDLARLAKML
- a CDS encoding CTP synthase, yielding MKQKFIFVTGGVVSSIGKGLTAASLGSLLEARGHRVTIMKFDPYLNVDPGTMSPFQHGEVYVTEDGAETDLDLGHYERFTSAVMNRTNSVSTGQIYDTVLARERRGDYLGGTVQVIPHITEEIKARIYEAAQGSEIILVEIGGTVGDIEGQPFLEAIRQMRLDVGQENSVLVHVTYVPYIAAAGELKSKPTQHSVKELREIGLQPDFLVCRSEKVIDDNLKGKIGLFCSVKSENVIAAQDSRFIYEVPLALHREKLDELIVARLGLGSSKPTLKGWQNLVKVLSNPAHTVKIGVVGKYVDLKESYKSLHEALVHGGIANNSRVEIIYVDSEKVTDKTVHQLLGKVDGILVPGGFGTRGVEGKITAIKYAREKRIPFFGICFGMQLSAIEFARNVCGIKDATSREFHAETKRSGNFVIDTMVEQRGIVNKGGTMRLGAFPCHLVSGTRAHSVYKASNIMERHRHRFEFNNKYKALFEKNGMIASGICKERDLVEIVELPDHPWFIGVQYHPEFKSKPLEPHPLFVHFVKASLKKK
- a CDS encoding KpsF/GutQ family sugar-phosphate isomerase; translation: MSKVVQQGLKVLEVEAQAILGLRDRIGVDFEKAVQMIKDCQGKLILTGMGKSGQIARKLASTFSSTGTPAVFLHPAESSHGDLGIVESKDVVIAISYGGESPEFTGILKYVARKSIPMIALTGKPGSSLAKAAQVTLNVYVSEEACPLNLAPTASSTATLAMGDAVAMAVMTEKGFSSQDFAEFHPGGSLGYRLLTRVSDVMHFGEALPTVGLDAPLRQVFSAMTHKDVRGAAGVVDEKGDLVGVITDGQIRRRLEKSDDPLTGTAKDLMTTSPRTIDANEFAEKALFVMEQFQINMLFVLDKDSATPKKPVGILHVQDLLKAKVR
- a CDS encoding AGE family epimerase/isomerase gives rise to the protein MTSYNALIEKSKSWLTNDVYPLWSTTGIDKSKGGFIENISFDGSPMDVPRRSMVQARQMYSFVTGANLGVCDKPLAHSLVEMGGRYLMANYSASSGAFIHSINLDGSPKSSNPDLYTEAFALFALAQAYIVNPRPEIKERAKALVKYLHRERAVSGGGFTEMDEKGTLSYKSNPHMHMFESAIAWMQIDKDAEWKELGQNIISLCLNKFIDPESGVLGEYFDKDWNHLREKDLFIYEPGHQYEWAWLMSLYEGLTGQDLQSVRHNLFLLAEKHGTSRTRKVVFDEMWSNYTPKTLSSRFWPQCERIKAACRLGTEVAADKKDIYAHAADEAMETLFKFFQTPLRGTWYDMLSDKDEFSGTFAKASSLYHIVNAMEEYINLRPRL